One genomic window of Luteitalea pratensis includes the following:
- a CDS encoding alpha/beta fold hydrolase — protein sequence MTSAVLEIVGVITEAAQVFVEARTLAGIRAAKEGFAAPGQIDRLARHHGAKARWVLDAWTESWLAPAFANWTIDADLRRIRCAILAMHGNRDDYGSRAHPERIAALAPTAADIVWLSACGHVPHRAQTDAVLTAIQTFIANRVTLRTTDAPGAGCS from the coding sequence TTGACCAGTGCGGTGCTAGAGATCGTTGGCGTCATCACCGAAGCAGCGCAGGTGTTCGTGGAGGCACGCACGCTCGCGGGCATCCGCGCAGCCAAGGAGGGCTTTGCTGCTCCCGGACAGATCGATCGGCTCGCGCGCCATCACGGCGCCAAGGCCCGTTGGGTCCTCGACGCCTGGACTGAAAGCTGGCTCGCGCCTGCCTTCGCGAACTGGACCATCGACGCCGATCTTCGTCGTATTCGCTGCGCCATTCTCGCCATGCATGGCAACCGCGATGACTACGGTTCTCGCGCTCATCCGGAACGAATTGCCGCGCTCGCACCGACCGCCGCCGATATCGTGTGGCTCAGTGCGTGTGGCCACGTCCCGCACCGTGCACAAACAGACGCGGTGCTGACCGCGATCCAGACGTTCATCGCCAACCGGGTGACGCTCAGAACTACGGACGCACCGGGCGCAGGTTGTTCTTGA
- a CDS encoding alpha/beta hydrolase — protein sequence MGRLTTAIFVCLLVPAAVSAQTRIEKNVIYGMYSGLALLMDIHRPDTPNGLGIIYVSGSGWQAPLGYDAAGLKDNAQLAAWTSPLLRAGYTVFVINHRAAPRFHYPAAIDDVQRAIRYVRHHAMRFDIDGLRLGGVGGSSGAHLVGLAAMLAAPGLVDDADPVNREPATLQAVVLRAAATDLTQMRGGGALMPMAVFMNAIPPHRELPPGASASARAVVNAPSNLRAYTAASPLAHVAASSPPVLLLHGDADTEVPFQQAVAMEAALRAVNVPTKLIRLSGGGHGANFPVEGEPHPALPNALDEMVRWLNQYLKGAH from the coding sequence ATGGGTCGATTGACGACGGCGATCTTCGTGTGTCTGCTCGTGCCGGCTGCCGTATCGGCTCAAACGCGGATCGAGAAGAACGTCATCTACGGCATGTATTCCGGTCTGGCGCTGCTCATGGACATTCATCGTCCAGACACGCCGAATGGCCTGGGAATCATCTATGTATCCGGCAGTGGCTGGCAGGCGCCGCTCGGGTACGACGCCGCCGGCTTGAAGGACAACGCCCAGCTCGCCGCCTGGACATCGCCGCTGCTTCGCGCAGGCTACACGGTGTTCGTGATCAATCATCGCGCCGCACCGCGGTTCCACTATCCCGCCGCGATCGATGACGTCCAGCGCGCCATCCGCTACGTCCGACACCACGCGATGCGGTTCGACATTGATGGCCTGCGCCTGGGTGGCGTTGGTGGATCGTCGGGTGCGCATCTCGTTGGGCTTGCGGCGATGCTCGCGGCCCCTGGCCTCGTCGATGATGCGGATCCCGTGAATCGAGAGCCGGCGACGCTTCAGGCCGTTGTCCTTCGCGCTGCCGCCACCGATTTGACGCAGATGCGGGGTGGCGGCGCACTGATGCCGATGGCAGTCTTCATGAACGCCATCCCGCCGCATCGCGAGTTGCCGCCAGGAGCCTCCGCGTCTGCCCGCGCGGTCGTCAACGCGCCATCTAATCTCCGTGCGTATACCGCTGCGTCGCCGCTCGCGCACGTCGCTGCGTCGTCACCGCCGGTGCTGCTGCTCCATGGGGACGCCGATACCGAAGTGCCGTTCCAGCAGGCTGTGGCGATGGAAGCAGCGCTGCGCGCGGTGAACGTCCCCACGAAATTGATTCGCCTATCCGGCGGCGGTCATGGCGCCAACTTCCCAGTCGAGGGGGAACCGCACCCAGCGTTGCCGAACGCTCTCGACGAGATGGTCCGTTGGCTGAATCAATACCTGAAAGGCGCACATTGA
- a CDS encoding amidohydrolase/deacetylase family metallohydrolase, whose amino-acid sequence MREGASGITRRNLLQGAAALCLAGGRGAAQEQAPYDLLVRGGHVVDPASNTSGLRDVAIRRGRVARVAEMIQASQAREVLDAAGCVVTPGLIDMHVHVYDGVAPISIPPDANCIAKGVTTVLDGGSAGAHTYPGFEKYVIGPSETRVYALLNISVAGQSTFSSENPHGELLDLNLVNPRVAAGTIAKHRDRILGVKVRLTRNIAGDQDLEVLARACAAAREAGVPVMAHIGGSHSALKDILSKLQAGDVITHAFRAGEGGILDDRGVVRPEVREAMARGIRLDVGHGANGFGFATAERALAQGILPDVISSDLHAYNYRGPVFDLVTTLSKFLSLGLTLEQVVDRATRSPANVFAFPEGAGTLAEDTIADVAVLRLEEAPVTFVDSHAVERRAARRLRAVATLKAGQIYGAPAA is encoded by the coding sequence TTGAGAGAGGGCGCCTCGGGAATTACGCGCCGGAACCTCCTCCAAGGCGCCGCAGCTCTGTGTCTGGCGGGCGGCCGGGGCGCGGCACAGGAACAGGCTCCCTACGATCTCCTGGTACGCGGCGGGCACGTGGTCGACCCTGCTTCGAATACATCCGGCCTCCGAGACGTGGCGATTCGCAGGGGGCGGGTGGCGCGTGTCGCAGAAATGATTCAGGCCTCGCAAGCCCGCGAGGTTCTCGACGCCGCGGGCTGCGTGGTGACGCCCGGCCTCATCGACATGCACGTGCACGTCTACGACGGAGTGGCGCCCATCAGCATCCCACCAGACGCGAACTGCATCGCCAAGGGGGTCACGACCGTGCTCGACGGCGGTTCGGCCGGAGCACACACCTACCCCGGCTTCGAGAAGTACGTCATCGGGCCGTCCGAGACCCGCGTCTATGCGTTGCTGAACATCTCGGTGGCCGGGCAGTCGACCTTTTCTTCCGAGAACCCACATGGGGAACTGCTCGACCTGAATCTCGTCAACCCGAGGGTGGCTGCGGGCACGATCGCGAAGCACCGGGATCGCATCCTCGGAGTGAAGGTGAGGCTTACGCGAAACATCGCTGGCGACCAGGATCTCGAGGTGCTGGCCCGGGCCTGCGCAGCCGCACGGGAGGCAGGAGTCCCCGTCATGGCACACATCGGCGGTTCGCATTCCGCGCTGAAGGATATTTTGTCGAAGCTCCAGGCCGGCGACGTAATCACGCATGCGTTCCGCGCGGGTGAGGGCGGGATTCTGGACGACCGTGGGGTTGTGCGCCCGGAAGTGCGGGAGGCGATGGCGCGGGGTATCCGCCTCGACGTGGGGCATGGGGCGAACGGGTTCGGGTTCGCCACCGCGGAGCGAGCGTTGGCGCAGGGGATATTGCCGGACGTCATCTCGAGTGACCTCCACGCCTACAATTACCGCGGTCCCGTCTTCGATCTCGTCACGACATTGTCCAAGTTCCTCTCTCTTGGCCTCACGCTGGAGCAGGTCGTCGACCGCGCCACGCGCAGTCCAGCGAATGTTTTCGCGTTTCCGGAAGGAGCGGGCACGCTGGCCGAGGACACCATCGCCGATGTCGCGGTGCTTAGACTCGAGGAGGCGCCCGTGACGTTCGTCGACTCCCATGCGGTAGAACGTCGGGCCGCGCGTCGATTGCGCGCCGTCGCCACGCTGAAAGCTGGCCAGATATACGGCGCTCCAGCAGCCTAG
- a CDS encoding serine/threonine-protein kinase codes for MNIERWRQIDDLLHAALAQPSSGRERFVAAQCAGDDSLRREIESLLSAHERDGLLNAHVSQVASDLLFPNQGPVEPGDRLGPYGVIHHLGSGGMGDVYLAEDTRLGRRVALKVLHSASHRVPGCLDRLAREARTASSLNHPNIAVVYDVGCAGDHHYIATEMVEGETLRARMRRPIGAAETCSIATQIASALEAAHDAGIVHRDIKPENVMLRPDGVVKVVDFGLAKRLTVEARPISTDETLPGVVLGTTPYMSPEQAEGRDVDRRSDVFSLGVVMFEMLAGRPPFGGSTVAATIASILKDAPPDILRKGGVPSELDRIVQKTLRKNSHDRHQQMRELLAELRAVSQGGRNARKPGAAAAAVLALIVGGLVSASYTESPPSIPPRDESAARQLYVKGRFFWNKRTIAGVESSIKYFEEALKIDPTHAPAYAGLADSYFALTGNPAAPGPPRDYLPRARRAALEAIRLDPANVEARVTMAAIRHMADWDWAGAEREFKAALALDPRYPSAHHRYGVFLAFMRRFDEAIASLKRAEQLDPVSLAIATDLGMTYNFARQPDRAIVQLRKALEIDPTFGRARFNLGEAYEQKGLVEEAAALFDQSPQTSHVYPARIFINRFHTLAGRPPETRQILEELLTRQTHEYVPALFVAELHAMLGEDREAFRWLDKAYDEGGFCVLRLFVDPRWERYRIYSDPRFSRLLRRVGLPPQTQKLRAPL; via the coding sequence ATGAACATCGAGCGCTGGCGCCAGATCGACGATCTCCTGCACGCCGCACTCGCGCAGCCATCGTCCGGGCGCGAACGGTTCGTTGCTGCGCAGTGCGCCGGCGATGACTCGCTCCGCCGCGAGATCGAGTCGCTGCTGAGCGCCCACGAACGCGACGGTCTGCTGAATGCGCACGTGTCGCAGGTTGCGTCGGACCTCCTCTTCCCCAATCAGGGGCCAGTTGAACCTGGCGACCGTCTCGGACCGTACGGCGTAATCCACCACCTCGGATCGGGCGGGATGGGCGATGTGTATCTGGCCGAGGACACGCGGCTCGGCCGCAGGGTCGCGCTCAAGGTGCTTCACTCCGCTTCACACCGCGTGCCTGGCTGTCTTGACCGGCTGGCGCGTGAAGCAAGAACCGCGTCCTCACTCAATCATCCCAATATCGCCGTCGTCTATGACGTCGGGTGCGCCGGCGATCATCACTACATCGCCACCGAGATGGTCGAGGGGGAGACGCTTCGGGCGCGCATGCGCAGGCCAATCGGAGCAGCCGAGACGTGCAGCATCGCCACTCAGATCGCCAGTGCACTCGAGGCGGCGCACGACGCGGGGATCGTCCATCGCGACATCAAGCCGGAGAACGTGATGTTGCGGCCCGATGGCGTGGTGAAGGTGGTCGATTTCGGGCTGGCCAAACGGCTGACAGTGGAGGCGCGGCCCATATCGACCGACGAGACGCTGCCCGGAGTCGTCCTCGGCACCACGCCCTATATGTCGCCGGAGCAGGCGGAAGGGCGCGACGTCGACCGACGAAGCGACGTCTTCAGCCTTGGCGTGGTGATGTTCGAAATGCTCGCCGGTCGACCGCCGTTTGGCGGGTCCACCGTCGCCGCGACGATTGCTTCGATTCTCAAGGACGCCCCCCCTGACATCCTGCGAAAGGGTGGCGTGCCCTCGGAGCTGGATCGCATCGTTCAGAAAACGCTGCGGAAGAATTCGCACGACCGGCACCAGCAGATGCGAGAGCTGCTCGCGGAGTTACGGGCAGTCTCCCAGGGTGGACGGAACGCGCGAAAACCGGGAGCCGCTGCGGCGGCAGTGCTGGCGCTTATCGTCGGTGGCCTCGTCTCGGCGAGCTACACGGAATCTCCTCCCAGCATTCCCCCGCGCGACGAGTCAGCCGCGCGTCAGCTGTACGTCAAGGGCCGGTTCTTCTGGAACAAGCGCACGATCGCTGGAGTCGAGAGCAGCATCAAGTATTTCGAAGAGGCCCTGAAGATCGATCCGACGCATGCACCTGCGTACGCCGGGCTTGCCGATTCGTACTTCGCACTTACCGGCAACCCCGCGGCGCCCGGACCGCCCCGCGACTATCTGCCGCGCGCGAGGCGAGCAGCGCTCGAGGCCATTCGCCTGGATCCTGCGAATGTGGAAGCGCGGGTCACGATGGCCGCGATCCGGCACATGGCAGACTGGGACTGGGCCGGCGCGGAACGGGAATTCAAGGCCGCGCTCGCACTGGATCCCCGCTACCCCTCAGCCCACCATAGGTACGGCGTGTTCCTCGCATTCATGCGTCGCTTCGACGAGGCCATCGCTTCGCTGAAGCGCGCCGAACAGCTGGACCCGGTGTCGTTGGCGATCGCGACCGATCTGGGCATGACCTACAATTTCGCGCGGCAGCCGGACCGCGCCATTGTGCAGCTGCGAAAAGCACTCGAGATCGACCCGACCTTTGGGCGGGCACGGTTCAACCTGGGGGAAGCATACGAGCAGAAGGGGCTCGTCGAGGAGGCGGCCGCTCTCTTCGATCAGAGTCCGCAGACCTCACATGTCTATCCGGCAAGAATCTTCATCAATCGATTTCACACGCTGGCGGGCCGACCGCCTGAAACGCGCCAAATCCTGGAAGAGTTGCTGACCCGACAAACACACGAGTACGTTCCCGCCCTATTCGTGGCGGAGCTTCACGCGATGCTCGGCGAGGATCGCGAGGCTTTCCGCTGGCTCGACAAAGCCTATGACGAGGGCGGCTTTTGCGTGCTTCGCTTGTTCGTCGACCCCCGCTGGGAGCGCTACCGGATCTACTCGGATCCGCGGTTCTCCCGACTGTTACGGCGCGTCGGCCTGCCGCCCCAGACACAGAAGCTCCGCGCGCCGCTCTAG
- a CDS encoding PIN domain-containing protein, translated as MNALLESGEAAWCPVVRLELWRGVTNDAERKTLRRYETLLPDYEISAEVWNRSIQLADRAHASGVTVPLADLLIFACAKIHGLDVAHDDTHFDALSKLET; from the coding sequence GTGAACGCGCTCCTGGAGAGCGGCGAGGCCGCATGGTGTCCAGTGGTGCGCCTCGAACTATGGCGCGGCGTCACCAACGACGCGGAGCGGAAGACGCTTCGCCGTTACGAGACCCTGCTTCCCGACTACGAGATCTCGGCTGAGGTCTGGAATCGGTCGATTCAACTCGCCGATCGCGCCCACGCATCCGGCGTCACCGTTCCACTTGCCGATCTCCTGATCTTTGCGTGCGCCAAGATCCACGGTCTCGATGTCGCGCACGACGACACCCATTTCGACGCGTTATCGAAACTCGAGACGTGA
- a CDS encoding sigma-70 family RNA polymerase sigma factor yields MAGQTVTQLLLAWADGDEAVLDPLMSLVYDELHRIARRHMVRERSPSLQPTALVHEAYLRLVGQSAKWQNRAHFFAVAARMMRRILVARARQCDRRGGGVWHVSLGEAGDIALERTRDLIALDDALKVLASVDYRKSQVVELRFFGGLSVEETAHILGVSAVTVIRDWTTAKAWLHRETGNRTEAGGL; encoded by the coding sequence ATGGCTGGCCAGACAGTGACGCAACTGCTCTTGGCATGGGCGGACGGAGACGAAGCCGTGCTCGATCCGCTCATGTCGCTCGTGTACGACGAGCTCCATCGAATTGCGCGTCGTCACATGGTGCGAGAGCGGTCGCCGTCGTTGCAGCCGACGGCGCTGGTCCACGAAGCCTACCTCCGTCTGGTCGGCCAGTCAGCCAAGTGGCAGAACCGTGCGCACTTCTTTGCCGTGGCGGCGCGGATGATGCGTCGGATTCTTGTCGCCCGGGCGAGGCAGTGCGACCGTCGAGGCGGTGGCGTGTGGCACGTGTCGCTTGGTGAAGCAGGCGACATTGCTCTCGAACGGACGCGCGACCTGATCGCCCTCGACGATGCGTTGAAGGTGCTGGCGTCGGTCGATTACCGAAAGTCGCAAGTCGTGGAGCTGCGATTCTTCGGTGGCCTCAGCGTTGAGGAGACCGCGCACATTCTCGGTGTCTCCGCAGTGACCGTGATTCGTGACTGGACGACCGCCAAAGCCTGGCTGCATCGCGAGACAGGAAATCGCACGGAGGCCGGCGGCCTATGA
- a CDS encoding vanadium-dependent haloperoxidase, with translation MRTSRSLTAVLGFLVTIAAPASADVISDWVEAARTIGEETRGTPEGLGAGRFVHTQVALAMFEAVNAIDRRYESYLGFPKTLTPASQEAAASVAAHDILKASYPARAGSFGQSLAFALGAIPDGPEKTVGVQVGRDAAAAVRNRTVLDSTMKVPEYRPRGIPGVYILTDLPLLPLSAYATIPWILRTRDEVLPPPPPALTSERYARDLDEVRRLGGKDSIERTPAQTAAANFWAGNRTDLAMRLLTNKPERGLVSNARTYALREMAYDDATTTVAIAKYDAALWRPITAIRNADQDENPLTTLDPAWLPLLQTPRFAEYPCGHCIGAAVASGLIEAEFGRDARMTFLDPTMPGAGRTVTPNEYVREVSMSRIYAGVHYRFANDAAEEMGRSIARLAVQRHMRPLNPGSEP, from the coding sequence ATGAGGACTTCGCGCTCGTTGACGGCAGTGCTTGGGTTCTTGGTCACAATCGCCGCCCCGGCCAGCGCTGACGTAATCAGCGACTGGGTGGAGGCTGCGCGAACGATCGGCGAGGAAACGCGCGGGACGCCTGAGGGACTCGGCGCCGGCAGGTTTGTCCACACGCAGGTTGCCCTCGCCATGTTCGAGGCGGTGAACGCCATCGACCGCCGTTATGAGTCCTATCTCGGCTTTCCGAAGACGTTGACGCCGGCCTCGCAAGAGGCAGCGGCATCAGTCGCCGCGCACGACATCCTGAAAGCGAGCTATCCGGCGCGCGCGGGAAGCTTCGGCCAGAGCCTTGCGTTCGCGCTTGGAGCGATTCCCGATGGACCGGAAAAAACAGTCGGCGTCCAGGTCGGCAGGGACGCTGCAGCAGCAGTCCGGAACCGCACCGTGCTGGACAGCACGATGAAGGTGCCGGAATATCGTCCCCGAGGGATTCCGGGTGTGTACATCCTTACGGATCTGCCCCTCCTGCCGCTGTCGGCATACGCGACGATCCCATGGATTCTCAGAACCCGCGACGAAGTGCTCCCCCCGCCACCACCTGCGCTGACGAGCGAACGCTACGCCAGGGATCTCGACGAGGTCCGCAGGTTGGGCGGAAAGGATTCTATCGAGCGCACACCAGCGCAGACTGCCGCGGCGAATTTCTGGGCCGGTAACCGAACGGATCTGGCCATGCGACTGCTGACCAACAAGCCGGAACGCGGCCTGGTGAGCAACGCGCGCACCTATGCTTTGCGGGAAATGGCCTACGATGATGCCACCACGACCGTGGCAATCGCCAAATACGACGCCGCGTTGTGGAGACCGATCACCGCAATTCGTAATGCGGATCAGGACGAGAATCCGCTGACGACTCTGGATCCCGCCTGGCTGCCGCTGCTGCAGACCCCGCGATTTGCCGAGTACCCGTGTGGTCACTGCATCGGGGCGGCTGTCGCGTCCGGACTCATCGAAGCGGAGTTCGGCCGGGACGCGCGAATGACGTTTCTCGACCCGACGATGCCTGGTGCTGGACGGACCGTGACGCCCAACGAGTACGTCCGTGAAGTGTCGATGTCGCGAATCTACGCGGGAGTGCACTACCGGTTTGCCAATGACGCCGCCGAGGAAATGGGCCGGAGCATTGCGAGACTCGCGGTGCAGCGCCACATGCGGCCGTTGAATCCAGGATCCGAGCCCTAG
- a CDS encoding aminotransferase class V-fold PLP-dependent enzyme encodes MTHRRRDFLRQVSGVALGSASWSTLSGTAHTVGLAVASPREDEEYWQLLRQQFPLEDGLTYLNAANICPASRPVLDRQVAYIADFHKNPSFQNREKYKPMYERLRGKLASVLHASSADEIAITRNTSEGNNLIVNGLDFAPGDEIVISDHNHQSNSVAWEMRAKRDSLVVKRAPVSVPAESREALIAGFERLITPRTKVVALTHVTATTGVLFPVREIAELARRQNAWVHVDGAQTFGVLAVDVQALGCDSYSASSHKWMMGPLEAGVLYVHSRRLAELWPPIVTAGWADDLKGARRLDVVGQREDPRVVAFEAAIDFMHVIGIDKVEARSLALAARAKRLLADLPAVRMKSPVSPELSGPVVKFSLRNRPTKEAYDTLWQKHRIALAITAAGEAEGLRCSPHIYNSFDDIDRLVAGVRELG; translated from the coding sequence ATGACCCATCGTCGACGTGACTTCCTGCGCCAAGTGTCCGGCGTCGCTCTTGGCTCCGCTTCGTGGAGCACTCTCTCCGGAACTGCCCACACGGTCGGCCTTGCTGTGGCCTCCCCGCGAGAGGACGAAGAGTATTGGCAACTGCTACGGCAGCAGTTTCCGCTCGAGGACGGCCTCACGTATCTCAACGCGGCGAATATCTGCCCCGCGTCCCGACCGGTCCTCGACCGCCAGGTCGCGTACATCGCAGACTTCCACAAGAATCCCTCGTTCCAGAACCGCGAGAAGTACAAGCCGATGTATGAACGGTTGCGAGGCAAGTTAGCCAGCGTTCTCCATGCCAGCAGCGCTGACGAGATCGCCATCACGCGGAATACGAGCGAGGGCAACAACCTGATCGTCAACGGCCTCGACTTCGCGCCGGGCGACGAGATCGTGATCAGCGACCACAATCACCAGTCGAATAGCGTTGCCTGGGAGATGCGCGCAAAGCGTGACAGCCTGGTCGTCAAGCGTGCGCCGGTGAGCGTACCGGCGGAGAGCCGCGAGGCGCTGATCGCCGGATTCGAGCGTCTCATCACGCCGCGCACGAAGGTAGTCGCTCTGACGCATGTCACCGCCACCACGGGCGTGCTGTTCCCCGTGCGCGAGATCGCCGAATTGGCCCGTCGGCAGAACGCGTGGGTGCACGTGGATGGTGCGCAGACCTTCGGTGTCCTCGCCGTTGACGTCCAGGCGCTCGGCTGTGACTCGTACAGCGCGAGTTCCCACAAGTGGATGATGGGCCCTCTTGAGGCCGGCGTCCTGTACGTGCACTCGCGGCGTCTCGCCGAGTTGTGGCCCCCCATCGTCACGGCTGGATGGGCCGACGATCTCAAAGGCGCACGTCGGCTCGATGTCGTCGGGCAGCGCGAAGACCCCAGGGTGGTGGCCTTCGAGGCCGCCATCGACTTTATGCACGTGATCGGGATTGACAAGGTCGAGGCGCGCAGCCTAGCACTGGCTGCGCGCGCCAAGCGCCTGCTTGCCGACCTGCCCGCGGTCAGGATGAAGTCGCCGGTCAGCCCGGAACTGTCGGGGCCTGTGGTGAAGTTCTCGCTGAGGAACCGCCCCACCAAGGAGGCGTACGACACCTTGTGGCAGAAGCACCGGATCGCGCTGGCAATCACCGCGGCTGGCGAGGCCGAGGGCCTGCGGTGCTCACCGCACATCTATAACTCGTTCGATGACATCGATCGCCTGGTGGCCGGTGTGCGGGAGCTGGGTTGA
- a CDS encoding vanadium-dependent haloperoxidase: MTSGIRTLRGAVVGSILRLSTVVLLVGLVFDPASANAEDMVLKWNDTAARTAVATTPFNQARVMAIVQLSVFEAVNAVTGDYEPYLEPATAAAAGASVDAAVITAAHRALTNYFPAATPGLDAARDLDLGAIPNGPAKTAGMGVGLAAANAMIALRATDGSAPLTTLIPSSTLAGDYQLTTGCAAGLFYNWQNVTPFGIPNASAFLLTPPPSLGSRQYTKDYYEVMTVGSSTSSDRPADRAEVARLYAASSPSFVASMATRQISTAKGLSLSENARALALIMMGINDSLVASFYNKYHHNVWRPETGIRNGWSDDNDKTDGDAGFATFIPTPCFPSYPSNHAGGTGAGLEVMRRLFGAAGHDITITNNVPALGSLPAATITVQYSQLKAIADDVDDARVYGGIHWRFDQTSGGVLGRAIATAVVKNNLRPVRP, encoded by the coding sequence ATGACCTCGGGAATCAGGACTCTGCGTGGCGCAGTGGTCGGATCGATCCTCCGTCTGTCAACGGTGGTGCTGCTCGTCGGGCTGGTATTCGACCCTGCCTCGGCCAACGCGGAGGACATGGTTCTGAAGTGGAACGACACTGCGGCGAGGACGGCCGTCGCGACGACCCCGTTCAACCAGGCGCGCGTCATGGCGATCGTTCAGCTCTCAGTGTTCGAGGCCGTGAACGCCGTTACCGGAGACTATGAGCCATATCTCGAACCAGCGACGGCCGCGGCCGCGGGCGCGTCGGTGGATGCCGCCGTCATCACTGCGGCCCACAGAGCCCTGACGAACTACTTTCCAGCCGCAACGCCGGGGCTCGACGCCGCTCGTGACCTCGACCTCGGCGCCATTCCCAATGGCCCGGCGAAGACTGCCGGCATGGGGGTAGGCCTGGCCGCGGCGAATGCGATGATCGCGCTCCGCGCGACTGACGGATCTGCGCCTCTGACGACACTCATTCCCTCGTCGACGCTTGCCGGCGATTACCAGCTCACGACGGGCTGCGCGGCTGGCCTCTTCTACAACTGGCAGAACGTCACGCCGTTCGGCATCCCGAACGCCAGCGCCTTTCTCCTGACGCCACCGCCCTCCCTCGGGAGCCGGCAATATACGAAGGACTACTACGAGGTGATGACCGTGGGCTCGAGCACCAGTTCCGATCGCCCGGCGGATCGAGCCGAGGTCGCGAGGTTGTACGCTGCCTCGTCACCGAGTTTCGTAGCGAGTATGGCGACACGGCAGATCTCGACGGCAAAGGGCTTGTCGCTGTCGGAGAATGCGCGTGCCCTCGCGCTGATCATGATGGGCATCAACGACAGCCTCGTCGCGTCGTTCTACAACAAGTATCACCACAACGTCTGGCGACCTGAAACGGGGATTCGCAACGGCTGGTCGGATGACAATGACAAGACCGACGGCGATGCCGGCTTCGCGACGTTCATCCCCACGCCATGCTTTCCGAGCTATCCGTCGAATCACGCCGGCGGTACCGGTGCCGGTCTCGAGGTCATGAGGCGTCTCTTCGGCGCTGCCGGTCACGACATCACGATCACGAACAACGTGCCGGCGCTTGGGTCTCTCCCGGCCGCGACAATCACGGTGCAGTACTCGCAGCTGAAGGCGATCGCCGATGACGTGGATGATGCGCGGGTGTATGGCGGCATTCACTGGCGCTTCGATCAGACCAGTGGCGGGGTGCTGGGACGCGCGATCGCGACCGCGGTGGTCAAGAACAACCTGCGCCCGGTGCGTCCGTAG
- a CDS encoding ECF-type sigma factor, giving the protein MMTDTPAAADITGRLARWRHGDDEARNQLFALVQPQLRHLAARLLHRERRDHTLEPNAVVNELCLRLIGSEPLSYQDRAHFFAVAAQTMRRILIDHARARVAGKRGGKQRRVALSDLEGWGTLPPSDELLDLDTLLSELETADRRAATVVELRFFGGMQEEEIAEALSVSVITVKRDWKAARAWLAARLQ; this is encoded by the coding sequence ATGATGACCGATACACCAGCGGCGGCGGACATCACCGGCCGGCTCGCCAGATGGCGGCACGGAGATGACGAAGCGCGCAACCAGTTGTTTGCCTTGGTCCAGCCCCAGCTGCGGCACCTGGCTGCCCGGCTGCTTCACCGTGAACGTCGCGACCATACACTCGAGCCGAACGCCGTCGTCAACGAGCTCTGTCTACGTCTGATCGGCAGCGAGCCGCTGTCCTATCAGGACCGCGCACACTTCTTCGCGGTCGCGGCCCAGACGATGCGGCGTATTCTCATCGATCACGCACGCGCGCGTGTCGCTGGCAAGCGCGGCGGCAAACAGCGCCGCGTCGCCCTATCCGACCTCGAAGGCTGGGGCACGCTGCCGCCAAGCGACGAGCTGCTGGACCTCGACACGCTGCTCTCAGAGCTAGAGACCGCAGATCGCCGCGCGGCCACGGTCGTCGAGCTGCGCTTCTTCGGCGGCATGCAGGAAGAAGAGATCGCCGAGGCCCTGAGCGTCTCGGTCATCACCGTGAAGCGCGATTGGAAGGCTGCCCGCGCCTGGCTCGCCGCACGCTTGCAGTAA